The proteins below are encoded in one region of Nocardioides marmorisolisilvae:
- a CDS encoding MinD/ParA family ATP-binding protein, whose product MALIVLASASGSPGVSTTALGLTLDWHRPVLLVDADPTGSSSVFAGYFHGTQEPTGGLINLALALREGTLAAALPRETLLLDPEVPAERSAWFLPGIRAHEQAPSLLPLWEPLAEQLRALDRNVQDVIVDSGRLGLAGWPQPLIAASDLTLLVTRSSLPALAGARSWAKSLRDQFGAVGGLSRLGVLLVDEERRWPTVPTGARVRPYTARHIAKALQIPVVASVDWEPEVAEVYSHGARKPRKFESSGLLRGYRASAAAIQSILGANQAALAPTNGGHA is encoded by the coding sequence ATGGCGCTGATCGTCCTGGCCTCCGCCAGCGGTTCGCCCGGTGTCTCCACCACGGCGCTGGGGCTCACCCTCGACTGGCACCGTCCCGTGCTCCTGGTCGACGCCGACCCGACCGGTTCCTCCTCGGTCTTCGCCGGCTACTTCCACGGCACCCAGGAACCCACCGGCGGGCTGATCAACCTCGCCCTCGCGCTGCGCGAGGGGACACTGGCTGCCGCCCTTCCTCGCGAGACGCTGTTGCTGGACCCCGAGGTCCCGGCCGAGCGCTCGGCCTGGTTCCTGCCCGGCATCCGGGCCCACGAGCAGGCCCCTAGCCTGCTGCCGTTGTGGGAGCCGCTCGCCGAGCAGCTGCGCGCGCTGGACCGCAACGTTCAGGACGTCATCGTCGACTCCGGGCGGCTCGGTCTCGCGGGCTGGCCGCAGCCGCTCATCGCTGCCTCCGACCTGACCCTGCTGGTCACCCGCAGCTCACTGCCGGCACTGGCCGGTGCACGCTCGTGGGCCAAGTCGCTGCGCGACCAGTTCGGTGCGGTCGGTGGCCTGTCTCGTCTCGGGGTCCTCCTCGTCGACGAGGAGCGCCGGTGGCCCACGGTTCCCACCGGAGCCCGCGTCCGGCCATACACCGCCCGCCACATCGCCAAGGCCCTGCAGATCCCCGTGGTCGCCTCCGTGGACTGGGAGCCCGAGGTGGCCGAGGTCTACTCCCACGGCGCCCGCAAGCCCCGCAAGTTCGAGTCCTCCGGGCTGCTGCGCGGCTACCGGGCCAGCGCCGCGGCGATCCAGTCCATCCTCGGCGCCAACCAGGCCGCCCTCGCTCCCACGAACGGAGGCCACGCATGA
- a CDS encoding SAF domain-containing protein has translation MVVRSDVKRGETIEAGDLAVVRVSVDPALTPVPGSQKAELEGSRAAVDLWAGTLLTEQAVADNLVPGEGESLVGISLTPAQMPSEPLYGGDVVSIVTTPGDQGEITDKEPVSIEATVVGVSRVEETGETVVDVSVPEGDAADLAARAATGRVALVLDARER, from the coding sequence TTGGTCGTCAGGAGCGACGTCAAGCGCGGCGAGACCATCGAGGCCGGTGACCTCGCCGTCGTGCGGGTCAGTGTCGACCCGGCGTTGACGCCGGTTCCCGGCAGCCAGAAGGCGGAGCTCGAGGGCAGCCGCGCCGCCGTCGACCTGTGGGCCGGCACCCTGCTCACCGAGCAGGCAGTCGCGGACAACCTGGTGCCGGGGGAGGGGGAGTCCCTGGTGGGCATCAGTCTCACTCCCGCCCAGATGCCCTCGGAGCCGCTCTACGGCGGCGACGTCGTCAGTATCGTCACCACGCCCGGCGACCAGGGCGAGATCACCGACAAGGAGCCGGTCAGCATCGAGGCCACCGTCGTTGGTGTTAGCCGGGTCGAGGAGACGGGGGAGACCGTTGTCGACGTCTCTGTCCCTGAGGGCGATGCGGCCGACCTGGCTGCCCGGGCCGCTACCGGGCGGGTCGCACTGGTCCTGGACGCTCGGGAGCGCTGA
- a CDS encoding helix-turn-helix transcriptional regulator produces the protein MVTGVDPSELRAAREKAGLTQHELARLVGAAGGERVSRWELGTSVPRPDFLVKLARALDIPTLRLIHIDGEIPDLRALRLQAGLTVPKLAAAVNVAVPTYYAWEQGRWARLPAARQLDKLAGASGHPVDVVVAAFFEAQRQRLQREEI, from the coding sequence ATGGTTACCGGAGTCGACCCCTCGGAGTTGCGGGCAGCACGCGAGAAGGCGGGCCTGACCCAGCACGAGCTGGCGCGTCTCGTTGGTGCTGCCGGCGGGGAGCGCGTCTCGCGCTGGGAGCTCGGCACGTCCGTTCCCCGGCCGGATTTCCTGGTCAAGCTCGCAAGAGCCCTGGACATCCCGACCCTTCGTCTCATCCACATTGACGGTGAGATCCCCGACCTCAGGGCGCTGCGTCTGCAGGCCGGACTGACAGTCCCCAAGCTGGCGGCGGCCGTGAACGTTGCTGTGCCTACCTACTACGCCTGGGAGCAAGGCCGCTGGGCTCGGCTCCCTGCGGCCAGGCAACTCGACAAACTCGCCGGTGCCTCGGGGCACCCCGTTGATGTCGTCGTCGCCGCCTTCTTCGAGGCACAACGCCAACGCCTGCAGCGCGAGGAGATCTAG
- a CDS encoding ATP-binding protein has product MDQSPYTPGAGHNPPVLAGRDGLLRDWHLMLNDIVAGGRVRAQDMILAGPRGVGKTVTVSAFADLGKEQGFEVVNLQAVSGHAGLVEALLQRARTRMAEEAGPWQRARKAFERIGGVNLSIAGIGAGISTRQSDAAAPGLDAGTLADALATLAAEVRKDAHSGGLLITVDELQVASGPDLALLAATLHRLNVDHPSAPVLFAGTGLPFTPDALRKAGVTHPDRLFVLEPIPLTLEPDDARYAVVEPARRAGVAWTPEAAAAVVEASNGYPAHLQLFAHAIWTSAPGPDQITLGDVEAALPQVADMLERRTLGPRWDRISDRQMEFLAALALHGGRASTAAIAKTLGRSQQELSWLREELIEEGDVYAPKRGQLAMAVPLFNHFVLSHYERTRPEAATELLSLQKMIANAGLDPSAAHADRDMLRRSKQNETRQLPPPSGESGRPRS; this is encoded by the coding sequence GTGGATCAGAGCCCGTACACGCCCGGTGCTGGGCACAACCCGCCCGTCCTGGCAGGACGCGACGGCCTTCTCCGTGACTGGCACTTGATGCTCAACGACATTGTCGCTGGCGGCCGCGTCCGTGCCCAGGACATGATCCTTGCTGGCCCGCGCGGCGTGGGGAAGACCGTCACGGTGAGCGCGTTCGCGGACCTTGGCAAGGAGCAAGGCTTCGAGGTGGTCAACCTCCAGGCTGTGTCGGGCCACGCTGGTCTTGTAGAGGCGCTGCTCCAGCGCGCTCGCACCCGTATGGCGGAGGAGGCCGGCCCCTGGCAGCGCGCCCGCAAGGCCTTCGAGCGGATCGGTGGGGTCAACCTCAGCATCGCGGGCATCGGTGCCGGGATCTCTACCCGCCAATCCGACGCCGCAGCACCGGGCCTGGACGCGGGAACGCTCGCTGACGCCCTGGCCACGCTGGCGGCCGAGGTCCGCAAGGACGCCCACAGCGGCGGCCTGCTGATCACCGTCGATGAACTCCAGGTCGCCTCTGGGCCCGACCTCGCCCTGCTCGCGGCGACGCTGCACCGACTCAACGTCGACCACCCCTCCGCACCGGTCCTCTTCGCCGGCACCGGACTGCCCTTCACCCCCGATGCACTCCGCAAGGCCGGCGTGACCCACCCAGACCGCCTCTTCGTGCTGGAGCCCATCCCGCTGACGCTCGAACCCGATGACGCCCGATACGCCGTGGTGGAGCCAGCACGCCGGGCCGGTGTCGCGTGGACCCCCGAGGCGGCTGCAGCCGTGGTCGAGGCCAGCAACGGCTACCCGGCCCACCTGCAGCTGTTCGCCCACGCCATCTGGACATCCGCGCCTGGGCCCGACCAGATCACCCTCGGCGACGTCGAAGCCGCACTCCCCCAGGTCGCCGACATGCTCGAACGCCGCACGCTTGGTCCCCGCTGGGACCGCATCAGCGATCGCCAGATGGAGTTCCTTGCCGCCCTCGCTCTGCACGGCGGGCGCGCCTCGACAGCGGCGATCGCCAAGACTCTCGGTCGCTCCCAGCAAGAGCTGTCCTGGCTCCGCGAGGAGCTCATCGAGGAGGGCGACGTCTACGCACCCAAACGCGGCCAGCTGGCGATGGCGGTTCCGCTCTTTAACCACTTCGTTCTGAGCCACTACGAACGCACGCGGCCCGAGGCAGCGACCGAACTGCTGAGCCTGCAGAAGATGATCGCGAACGCCGGGCTGGATCCGTCAGCAGCCCACGCGGATCGGGACATGCTGCGCCGAAGCAAGCAGAACGAGACCCGCCAGTTGCCACCGCCCAGCGGCGAATCTGGGCGGCCGCGCTCCTGA